In the Elusimicrobiota bacterium genome, TCTTGATTATATGGAATATCGGCAACAGGGATAAAATGGATTTCTTTATATCCGTGAGCCAGTCGGGTTTTTGCGATTTTATTAAAATAAGTCAATGCCGAATTAAAATCCGTGCCAAAAAATTTGTCCTGCGTGATAAAGGTTTTGCCTTTTCTACCATACCCGCAAAACACATAAAAAATTCCTGTATCAGTTCTTTTCAGATGGACATTGTAAAACTTATTTTTATTTTCCGACGGTATTACACATTCAAAATATCTGCCGAACATTTTACCCCCTCACTTATACAAGGATTTTTCTTTTGATTTTGCGACAACTCCGCAGAGTATTTTTTCAGTGCGGATTTATAGACACAATAAGCAACCCTGATAACAACTTCCTCTACTTTCAATTTTAAGTCTCGCTCGGTTCTTACTGGACTTTTTCTTATCCTGTCAAGTTCGTCTACTGGTGAGTTCAATTTTACCAAATCAAAAAACAAACTATCGTCCACATCGGTGTCTGGTTGCTCGTAGCCACAGACGGGGCATATTCCAAGTTGCTGACTTAATGTTCCTACAC is a window encoding:
- a CDS encoding WGR domain-containing protein, encoding MFGRYFECVIPSENKNKFYNVHLKRTDTGIFYVFCGYGRKGKTFITQDKFFGTDFNSALTYFNKIAKTRLAHGYKEIHFIPVADIPYNQETDEHYKERCREIEAGLNNPLLTGGTKLTQNDVDAIRRAGL